The Solidesulfovibrio fructosivorans JJ] DNA segment GAAAAAGACCCCATGTGCTGGAAACGTCCGGCCGCCTTGAGGCTCACGTTCTTGCCGAGCGCCACGGACGCGCCCAGATCGGCCTGGCCCATGCCGCTTCCGGTCTCGCCGTTGTAGGGCAGCTTCTTGTCGGAAAACACGCCGCCGCCGCCCGCGCCCACAAACAGCGTGCCCTTGTGCGTGCGCAGGAAGTTCCAGCGGGCCATGCCCGCCACGCTCACGGCATTGGTGGTCTCGCTTTGGGTGGCCTCTCCGAGCACGGTCCGGGTCTTTTTCTGCTGGTCCACGGCATAGCCCAGACCCTCGGCCTCCACAGCCACCCCGTCCATGACGTAGTAGCCGGCCGCGCCGCCGTAGGTGCCGATCGTGTTGACGTTGGGATTGGTGGTGCCGTAGACGCCGCCCCGGGGTTCGAGATAGGTGGTGCCCTTGGTGTACTCCTGGGCAGGGACGGCCC contains these protein-coding regions:
- a CDS encoding outer membrane beta-barrel protein, yielding MKRRVMILAACVLLLGAGAVPAQEYTKGTTYLEPRGGVYGTTNPNVNTIGTYGGAAGYYVMDGVAVEAEGLGYAVDQQKKTRTVLGEATQSETTNAVSVAGMARWNFLRTHKGTLFVGAGGGGVFSDKKLPYNGETGSGMGQADLGASVALGKNVSLKAAGRFQHMGSFSDSGLDSLGGNVGLKISF